The window CAATGTGAGTTTACTTGGGATTAAGGCTAATTGAACATAGAAGGACATAAGTGAATTTGATAGGGCTGCATATCCATAGGAGGTTTGCTAGGCTTGCCTGAGATGTACTGGCTAATTCATGTAGAAAGAAAAGAGTGAAGACTTCTGTGCACTGATAGATCCAAAACTGGTCACTCAAATGAGGTCAGTCAATCTTGTGGTGAGAAATATCTTCCTTTCCAGACTATGACAGCTAGTAGTAGCCTGCAGTAATGGGACAAGGAGAGTTTTATCAACTTGTCATATGTACTACAAGTAAGACAGGATAACTCAATACTGTACtagggaggaggagaggcaggGTCAACTCAATTAGGCCACATAGTTATGTCATTCTGAGAACAGACTAGCAGTGCAAACACAAGCATAATTATGCCCATCTAAAATCATTGACTTAAGAGGGCTTAGaataggggtgttgaactcatttgttatgaaggacgGATTTGacgtaaatgggactttgtggggccgggccatgtgtgtcataaaatgtaatgccaaacaTCAGAAATagacactttataaaggacacagacaaacacaatttgtgatattttgtttaaaatggaaaggtggggaatagtggaacttggcaatgcaatttttaaaataaaacatcaagagatcaactctttatttgcaaaGGGACAACTCCAGCCAGCAACTGCTTCAACTGACTATGCAAAAGGTGGAAAGTGAAACTAATCTATTGAAATACATAGCAGCACAGATAAAGTTGGAAGataaacacagaatggattttccattatgaTCTCTAAgtccagatagactactcccagTAGTCTATCTGGGTGAGAGGACTTAATGGAAAAtcaattccacattttctttggaACTTTGTAGTATGgatgctaatccccagttgggggcaggggatcccaatttggagcccccccccacttcagggttattgggagggagggaatgtctgctgggtactccattatacctatggagaccaattctcatagggcataacagaaaattgatctgtggttatttGGGATtctttgggggctgttttttgagttaaagGCACtatattttcaacatagcatccagtgcctttcctcaaaatactcccgaagtttcaaaaagattggaccagggggtccaattctatgatcaccaaaagaaggtgcccctatccttcattatttccaaatgtagggaaggcatttaaaaggtgtgcagtccttttaaatgtgatggccagaactcccttcagagttcagtcatgtttgtcacCTTCTTGCTCCggacaccacccccaaagtctgctggctccaaagtccccatatatttcatgagttggacctggcagccctactttgcaagcccagaagagcttcctgctgaagcaggcaaagacaaggcagaaggatcTGGGAATGTTGgaagcctcagagcttcaaagggggaggtCCGAAGGGGGAGATATGAGCCATGGGccttgattaaagccctgggcaggccagttgCATCCTGCAGGTCGTaaatttgacatccctggcttagACTGCTATAACTCTCAAGTTGTACTCTTTTTACCAAACTCTTACTCAACAAGGTATGCAATTTCCTGCACTACTACTCTGTGTTTTAATGGTTCAGGGTGTGCTCAACTTTGGTCTCAGTGGAAATGAACATGCACAGAATTTCAAGGTTTTGGAGGGATCATCAGTCTGTTACCTTAAGCAGCAAAGGAAGACCAGGCAAGCAAACTGAGCATCTACGCTGAGTCATCTGCCAGATGATAGGTGAAAACAAGCCTAGCAGCACAGCAGATTTGTTTTGAAAAAAGTCATCTTCTAACTTCCAGTAGTGTAACTTAAGGGCAACTTGACCATTGTTGTTCTTGACTTATAAAGCTAGTTAAAAACAAATCAAAAACGAGGACCATGTGATGATTTGGTATAACTTCGATGGACCTCTTTACCAGCCTTAGGATCCATCATCTTCCTACCTTGCATACTTCAGGAGCCAACAATGCATGTATATGTTACACTTTGATATGCTAAGAGAAATTTGTAGTTGTGTATTGTGAACCATATGAGCATTAGTATGAGATCCTGTTGTGATGTATGACACTTACACTATCAAGTACAATTTCCTACAGGTCTGTGCACTGATCTCAACATATTCCCCGCCCCCCAGGAAAATATCTCTGGAGCTACACACATGAAAAATGTTACATAGgaatgctgttttttttttaaattctggtttAATATTCTTCATATGTTTTTCTTCAGGGCAAAATGGGGCATTGGGGAAGGAGCAAGGTGAAATACTTTTGGTTAGAATCAACCTGAAACAAATACCTTGGTTTTGAATACAATTACTGAGCAATAAATTGATTTAAGTGAAAGTTACCTCAAACCAAAATAAGTTTGCATCATGATGATATCATGGGGATGTGCAAGATTTAGAATTATTCTGAAGTTGATCATAAAAAAGGACAATGCCACATTAGACCAGGAGTCCACCTAATCCAGCATTCTCTTTCAGTGTCTAGAAAGTCTATCAGCAGGGCTGAAGGCAGCAAGCCTCCTCAGAGATATATGGCCTTTGCACATGGATGCTCAGTGTAGCTATTATGGGCTGTGCCTGTCAACAGATATGTCCTCTCTAAATTTGCTTAATTTCTTAAGGCCATCTAAACTGCTGGTCATCTCCACATTGTGTTGCCTTGGGTTCTCTAATTTCACAGGATGGGTAATCTGGCAATTTTACTTCTGTTTTTTAATTGAAAATACTCCATAGTTATGCAGTCATTACCCTCCTTCTGCTAAATCCTGGGGGGGTGAATATTGTATGTTTGCTGCCAGAGAGTAAAAGTTGTGAGACTTTGTGCTGGAGCCCTACTTAGCAAAGGCAAAAAAGAGACAGCTAGAGGATGATCTCTGCTGCAGTTTCTAAGACCATTCTCTGTTCTGTGATCAAGGAAAGTTTTGCTGGTGAATCACAAAGGCAGCAAGGTGCTTGGCAATGGCATTAGCCTAAACAGAAAAGTTGCCACTGAAATTATGTATTTATTGTCTAAACATTCTAATGTTTTCTTATCAATACATACTGCAGCAGAGAGGCTGACATTACAGTGCAGAATTTTTAAGTCCTACCTCCAGGCAAATCTCATACTTACCAGCAAAAATGAAAGTGTGAAATGCTTTTTAATGTATATTTAACAACTGATAGTCTAGTGATTACTGATGTGTATTCTCTCTGGATTTTTCCCTGGCTATCAAAAGGCAAAGTTAAGAGACAACATTTTTTCACATTTATGCTATCTGCAACTATGAAATGTTTACATTTGAAATGTATTTGCAACTGTCATTTATTAAAGAATGGCAAAAAGCCACCATATTTTAAGTCTAAACAAACTCAGATTACAGGATAAACATCAATTGCCTCTAATAGAGCAGTTCCATCAATCAAAACTCTGGGATTTGCTAAATCTTTTGAAGTGGCATTAAATTCAATTTTAAATATTGCTCTGgaagggaaaaaataaatttgAACATATCAATATTTTATGTTGGTGCTTTTAATTTCTACCCCAGTGGTTCCTAATGCCTAacaattcattttatttttgaAGACAGTTACAGTTTCATTCATCTGTATTTTATCTGAAGCACATACAGCTAAGTATATTTAAATGTTCCCTATCATCCTTGTTTTAATAAGGTTTAAGGTACAGTATTTGCATTTGCAGGTTTGTCCCCAGCAAGGGTTCATGTCTTGTTCTAACAAATGCTAAACAGTTGCCCAGTACTTAGATCTTTGTTGTTCACATGGCATTATTGAAGGCATTTTAGATTACAAAGCCCCAGCAGTCCACATTTTTGTTTGCTTTGACATTATTAAACCAATCCGTTTCTTTAAGTATGACTCTAATTACAACATTTGCATGGCAACGAAGTTTGCTTTGTGGGTTGACCTCTAGCATTGTGGTGTTTGCATGTAGTTTTCTGAGCTTAGTGTTTTGATGAGCAGTCAGTGCAGCACTTTCAATCGAAGTCAATAATTATGCAGAATCAATAAGGTTTTCTTcttttgtgtttgtctttgttgTTTCTTTGATAATGCCTCTAGGATGCTGCAGGCAAAGTGCTGGACCGCTGGGCCATCATGTCCAGGGAAGAAGAGATTATTACCCTTCAGCAATTTTTGAGGTTTGGAGAAACCAAATCCATTGTGGAGCTGATGGCAATTCAAGAAAAAGAAGGGCAGGCTGTGGCTGTGCCATCTTCAAAGACAGACTCAGATATAAGGACTTTTATTGAAAGCAATAATCGAACCAGGAGCCCAAGTCTTCTGGCGCACCTGGAGAACAGCAACCCTTCCAGCATTCATCATTTTGAAAACATCCCAAACAGCCTAGCATTCCTGCTTCCATTTCaatatataaatccagtctcaGCTCCACTGTTGGGTTTGCCTCCAAATGGTCTACTGCTGGAACAGCCAACACTGAGATTGCGTGAACCAAATCTTTCAACCCAGAATGAATATAATGAAAGCAGTGAATCTGAAGTTTCCCCAGCACCTTTCAAGAATGAGCAGAACTCCAACAGGAATGCTTTGACCAGCATCACAAATGTAGAGCCCAAAACTGAGCCAGCTTCTGTGTCTCCAGTGCAGACATCTACCCCTGTCAGTGATTTATCTAAACCTGAACATACAAAAAGTTCTTTCCGAATTCACAGAATGAGAAGGATGGGATCAGCATCACGGAAAGGCAGAGTTTTCTGTAATGCATGTGGCAAGACCTTTTATGACAAGGGTACCCTCAAAATCCACTACAATGCAGTCCATCTTAAGATCAAACATAGATGTACTATTGAAGGTTGTAACATGGTCTTCAGCTCACTTAGAAGTCGCAATCGTCACAGTGCTAATCCTAACCCCCGACTACATATGCCCATGCTAAGGAACAATCGAGACAAAGATCTTATCCGTGCTACATCAGGTGCTGCTACCCCTGTTATAGCAAGTACAAAATCTAACCTAACATTAACAAGTCCTGGTCGACCTCCAATGGGTTTTACCACTCCCCCGTTAGACCCTGTGCTACAAAATCCTCTACCTAGCCAACTAGTATTCCCAGCTTTAAAGACTGTACAGCCTGTTCCTCCTTTTTACAGAAGTTTACTTACAGCAGGTGAGATGGTGAGTCCTCCAACCTCATTACCTACCAGtcctttaatgccagtggctaaTACAATAGAGCaacctccccttccttcttcagAATCATCAGTGCCAGCATTGGTGATGCCCATCCATGAGACAAATACTGACCTTGCCCCTAAGAAAAAACCAAGAAAGTCAAGCATGCCTgtaaaaatagagaaagaagttatTGACACCGCTGATGAGTTTGACGATGAAGACGAGGACGTCAATGATAACAGAAGTATTTCTAATGATGTTTGTCATGACAATCACTGCCATTCTCAGGAAGAAATGAGTCCAGGATTGTCTGTGAAAGACTTCTCAAAAAATGGAAGAAGGTGCATTTCCAGGACAGAGCTAAGAAGAGCAGATAGCATGACATCAGAAGACCAAGAGCATGAAAGGGACTATGAAAATGAGTCAGAATCCTCAGAACCAAAACTTTGTGAGGAGTCAATGGAAGGGGATGAACACATGATGCATGAAAGAAATAACAGATCTGTGATGAACCACCACAGGCCAGATGAAAACCACAATGAAGCTTCACATCAGGATGCAATTAAGATTAAGGAAGAATTTACAGATCCTACGTATGATATGTTTTGCATGAGCCAATATGGACTTTACAATGGAGGTAGTGCTAGTATGGCTGCCCTCCATGAAAGTTTCACTTCCACATTCAACTACAGCAGCCCCCAGAAATTCTCCCCAGAAGGCGATTTGTGCTCAAGCCCAGATCCCAAGATCTGCTATGTTTGCAAGAAGAGTTTCAAGAGTTCTTACAGTGTGAAGCTCCACTATAGGAATGTTCATTTAAAAGAGATGCATGTCTGCACAGTTGCGGGCTGCAATGCTGCCTTCCCATcaaggagaagcagagacaggtCAGTAAATACTGTATTTATTACCAGATTTTCTAAATATTTGTGTTTAATTGTGTGACATTTTATTTAGAATGGTCACATATAGATGGCATCGGATTTCTATAAACAGAAAGGCTGTTTATTAGTTAATTTCCCATCATTTCCCATCAAATCTGTAATagtatacaaactttataaatgcACTTTATATATTTGTAATGGATGGCCTGCTAGGAGTTTTCATTAatatctccagatgttttctgtgcGCTCATAAAATATGCAGTAGTCCTTCCATTAGATTTCTGTATATATAAAGTCACAGTATGTTTAGGATGCATTCTTTTGTGCACAGGACTCCGACTTCTTCAGACAAATATCTCAAGTAGGCTATTTATAATATGAGAACAGGTTCATCACAGGCAGTTTAAATGGAGAATGCATAAACCTATACACTGAACCTAGTATTTCTGTTACATTCAGTTTCTACTTTATTCAGCTTTCCAAACTGAGCTCTTAATGGAAACCTATATGCAAAAAGCTTCCCTTTTCAAATGTGTTTTAAAGCAAATGGTGACCATCAATGATGTGTTGCACCGTTTTAAGGGGGAATCTGTTAAGCATCTTACTAATACCTGACATATATTATAATATTGATGAAGTACATTACTGGACTTCAGGACAAGCCTCATTGAAATCAATACATGAAGCACAGCAGTCATGATGATTGGTGGATGGTTTCATTATACATATAGCTGTGTTTTTGTTCTCTACATGTGTGGAAATTCCCATTCACTCAGATGACCATTATGCGCACAGATTAAATGGCAATCAGACTtctacaagttttttttttttttacaaaaaattaatAAGGGCTTGTTTGGTTGCACACTTCAGTTATGCTACATTGGTTCTGAAGTAGTTTAGTTTAAATAGAAGCAGCTGCTAAATTTTTCTTAAGTGTACCTTTTCAAATCCAACAGAATAATATAAAGTAGATGGAATTTGCCAAAGTTGATCAGTGGCAGGCTAACATTCCATATTTATGGATTTCATTCCATAtttatggctttaaaaaaaaaaaaaagaaatcaaacatTATGGGTGGGATCCAGATTAAACTGGTAATTTCTACCAGTTCCACCTTTCCACTGCAAGCCCTGCTCATGTAATTTCTTAGAGGATCCTATTCCCTagaaaatcagttgtaaaagcaggagatctccaggccctcctTGGTAACCCTATGCTGATGGAACCTATGCTGATCCAACCTAttgattcatttaaaaaaataggtGTCGCAAGATTGGTAACAAGTTATGAGGATCAATGCATTATTTATTGCAACTTTTTGCTTAATCTTTTCACATTCAAGAGAAGGGAAGGCATAAATTGGACCTCACAAAACTGGATCACCCCTGGTTGCTGTACATTGATCAGTTGAAATGAACCAAGCTGGGCATCACAGTGTCTGTTTATAGCTGGTTCGCAGAAGTTAGCAAGCAATTTAATGTGGGAAATGAATTGTGTCTGTGTGATCCACCACCAGTTTAAATGATACTTTAAGTCTTTAGACAATCATATTTTCAGAGATATGCCAAAGACTTTTATAGTGGTACACCTAAAAATATAAACTGAGGATGTAACAAATAGATGTTTGAAAACATATGTATCATACAGAGACACTCAATCAGGAAAACACAACTGTGTCTTTATTTCCATCAGCCCAAAAGACTTAAGATCCATGTTTTTCAATCACCAAATCCCTATGGCAAACTGTTTTGGTAAGTGAAGAGCATTTCAAAAACAGTTTACATATGTGATCatatacagttttttaaaagtcaCAGATTTCATTGAGCTTGCTGAAGCCAATCATGTGACACAAAGTAGTTCTTTACTTGGAAGTATATCCCTTTGGATTTATTGACACTTACTTCCAAATATACTTAACTGGGATAGCATTGGTTTCATTGTAGTCAGTAGGATTAACTTGATTCTGCTACTTTAACTGGTTTGTAAATTACATTATATGAACAGTACAAGTCTGCTGGTCAGTTGTCTTCTGTCATGAAGTCTTTTCCAGTTCATTTTGTTTCTGCAGTTATACAAAGGTTTTCATGACTAAGTATCACTGCTGTACCGAATAGTCAGATTCTGAGCAAGCAAAAGGTACACAGGAAAAAATTGGCACAGGCTATGATAGTTATGTTATCAAAAGACATGTTATCAAAAAGGAGAGCCATTTACAAGGGAAATTTCTGTCATATATATTCCAGAATATTCCACAAATGTTGCTTTGGACAATACTTTCCATTGTATAGCAAAGAAATGTATGCCTTTTTGAAGTTTATAGGGTATATTTATGGCACGTGTCATCCAAAAAATGTAAGCATGTACAAATACATTAGTAGTTaacctgatctggatagcccaggcaagcctgatctcatcagatctcagaagctaagcagggtcaattttggttagtacttggatgggagacttccttgaaatatcaagctgggaggacaggggcaggctttattcagccacctctctgaatatcttccatggtccccagtagaggtcagtcgcCAAAAGTCATCATGACTCCAGGTGCAttcacacaccaaaaaaaaaaaatgctgttcatAGATAAAACCAAATAACATATTTAGGATCCACTGGAGCCCTTAGTATAATTTTTATATAAGTATTATTCAAAAGTGTTACATATTTTCCCCAACCAAAGAAAGCACAAAGGATATTTATCTTCATTATTCTTTCCTTTATAAACAGGTGCACTGAATTTCTAAAATTACAGAAATACAGAATATTTGTGGGGTGCTTGAAAGTTAGAAAAGCTGTTAGGTTTTGCATTTACTCTAAAATTATTAGCTTTTCACAGTGTTCCAAGTTTATTTTGCCTGTGCTATTTAGCTATAGAATCTTTGCAAAGATCTTTTGCAAAACATCTGGTAACTTTTGCAGACATTTGAGCAGGAAGTAATAAgagcacagctttttttgtaCTCAGCCTTTCCATGTCTGGTAGTAGCCAGGACTTTGGAAGGTCAAGCATGACAGACAAATAAGCCTGTGGAAGGAAGGGTGTGACAAACTGGGCATGGGCTCTCGCATCTGCTTACAACCTTAAATGTTCTGAAGCAACACCAATATATAAAAGCACTTAAGATGGAGATGTACATTTTGTGCTTTGTCTTTTCTATTGACAATATACTAGCCATTCTCTCTGGATTTGAAGGTGAATATTTGAGATACAATTGTAGCCCAGTGAGCACTCTCTAATTTAGAGTTTTTTAGATGACCTTCTGAAGAGATCATTTCTTAAATGAAATCTTACAAAAGAAACCCATTAAATGTCTAGTCCTTCAGGTAGCAAAGAAGACCTTGAAGATGTAAAC is drawn from Heteronotia binoei isolate CCM8104 ecotype False Entrance Well chromosome 4, APGP_CSIRO_Hbin_v1, whole genome shotgun sequence and contains these coding sequences:
- the BNC2 gene encoding zinc finger protein basonuclin-2 isoform X3, giving the protein MQFGTRTATTEPGFMGTWQNADTNLLFRMSQQAIRCTLVNCTCECFQPGKINLRTCDQCKHGWVAHALDKLSTQHLYHPTQVEIVQSNVVFDISSLMLYGTQAVPVRLKILLDRLFSVLKQEEVLHILHGLGWTLRDYVRGYILQDAAGKVLDRWAIMSREEEIITLQQFLRFGETKSIVELMAIQEKEGQAVAVPSSKTDSDIRTFIESNNRTRSPSLLAHLENSNPSSIHHFENIPNSLAFLLPFQYINPVSAPLLGLPPNGLLLEQPTLRLREPNLSTQNEYNESSESEVSPAPFKNEQNSNRNALTSITNVEPKTEPASVSPVQTSTPVSDLSKPEHTKSSFRIHRMRRMGSASRKGRVFCNACGKTFYDKGTLKIHYNAVHLKIKHRCTIEGCNMVFSSLRSRNRHSANPNPRLHMPMLRNNRDKDLIRATSGAATPVIASTKSNLTLTSPGRPPMGFTTPPLDPVLQNPLPSQLVFPALKTVQPVPPFYRSLLTAGEMVSPPTSLPTSPLMPVANTIEQPPLPSSESSVPALVMPIHETNTDLAPKKKPRKSSMPVKIEKEVIDTADEFDDEDEDVNDNRSISNDVCHDNHCHSQEEMSPGLSVKDFSKNGRRCISRTELRRADSMTSEDQEHERDYENESESSEPKLCEESMEGDEHMMHERNNRSVMNHHRPDENHNEASHQDAIKIKEEFTDPTYDMFCMSQYGLYNGGSASMAALHESFTSTFNYSSPQKFSPEGDLCSSPDPKICYVCKKSFKSSYSVKLHYRNVHLKEMHVCTVAGCNAAFPSRRSRDRHSANINLHRKLLTKELDDMGLETSQPSLSKDLRDEFLMKIYGAPHQMGFDLREDTSSPAGTEDSHLNGYGRGMSEEYMVLDLSTTSSIQSSGSIHSSRDSDAGSDEGILLDDVDGASDSGESSHKADGPALGIGMGAEAPGSLMYNSVSMNNGGIMCNICHKMYSNKGTLRVHYKTVHLREMHKCKIPGCNMMFSSVRSRNRHSQNPNLHKNIPFTSLD
- the BNC2 gene encoding zinc finger protein basonuclin-2 isoform X6; the protein is MLYGTQAVPVRLKILLDRLFSVLKQEEVLHILHGLGWTLRDYVRGYILQDAAGKVLDRWAIMSREEEIITLQQFLRFGETKSIVELMAIQEKEGQAVAVPSSKTDSDIRTFIESNNRTRSPSLLAHLENSNPSSIHHFENIPNSLAFLLPFQYINPVSAPLLGLPPNGLLLEQPTLRLREPNLSTQNEYNESSESEVSPAPFKNEQNSNRNALTSITNVEPKTEPASVSPVQTSTPVSDLSKPEHTKSSFRIHRMRRMGSASRKGRVFCNACGKTFYDKGTLKIHYNAVHLKIKHRCTIEGCNMVFSSLRSRNRHSANPNPRLHMPMLRNNRDKDLIRATSGAATPVIASTKSNLTLTSPGRPPMGFTTPPLDPVLQNPLPSQLVFPALKTVQPVPPFYRSLLTAGEMVSPPTSLPTSPLMPVANTIEQPPLPSSESSVPALVMPIHETNTDLAPKKKPRKSSMPVKIEKEVIDTADEFDDEDEDVNDNRSISNDVCHDNHCHSQEEMSPGLSVKDFSKNGRRCISRTELRRADSMTSEDQEHERDYENESESSEPKLCEESMEGDEHMMHERNNRSVMNHHRPDENHNEASHQDAIKIKEEFTDPTYDMFCMSQYGLYNGGSASMAALHESFTSTFNYSSPQKFSPEGDLCSSPDPKICYVCKKSFKSSYSVKLHYRNVHLKEMHVCTVAGCNAAFPSRRSRDRHSANINLHRKLLTKELDDMGLETSQPSLSKDLRDEFLMKIYGAPHQMGFDLREDTSSPAGTEDSHLNGYGRGMSEEYMVLDLSTTSSIQSSGSIHSSRDSDAGSDEGILLDDVDGASDSGESSHKADGPALGIGMGAEAPGSLMYNSVSMNNGGIMCNICHKMYSNKGTLRVHYKTVHLREMHKCKIPGCNMMFSSVRSRNRHSQNPNLHKNIPFTSLD